One window of the Sphaerochaeta associata genome contains the following:
- a CDS encoding coenzyme F420-0:L-glutamate ligase: MSRLIGTYARAVRAPIISQGDDLENITVDCILAAAKNDGFELKDRDIIGVTESLLARSQGNYLDIEEIAEETRSVFADHFVVLFPILSRNRFSHILKGLAMSGRQITVMLSYPSDEVGNHLMDLDAMYKANLNPHTDVLSRQEFRKLFGHTFKHPFTGLDYIDLYMDLAVDNNIEVVLANDPLAALSYSKDVLVATIHDRKHLKNLLLNNGGNTIIGLDELATKQGKSGGYNPEFGLLGSNLAGNNRLKLFPRDAEQFCYAVQKKLFEKTGKTVEVLVYGDGAFKDPVGKIWELADPVVAPGFTAGLMGTPNEIKMKYIADNELVGLSQEEAQRQLKQKISQKGTNLLGQNASLGTTPRQLTDLLGTLCDLMSGSGDKGTPIIHIQGYFDNYASD; encoded by the coding sequence ATGTCGCGATTAATCGGAACATACGCCAGAGCCGTACGAGCCCCCATCATTTCACAAGGGGATGACCTGGAGAACATCACCGTCGACTGCATCCTCGCTGCAGCAAAGAACGACGGGTTTGAGCTGAAGGACCGTGACATCATCGGCGTAACAGAGTCCCTGCTTGCACGTTCCCAAGGAAACTACCTCGATATCGAAGAGATTGCAGAAGAGACCAGGTCGGTGTTTGCCGATCATTTTGTGGTGCTCTTCCCCATCCTGAGCCGGAACCGCTTTTCCCACATCCTCAAGGGTTTGGCCATGAGCGGGCGGCAAATCACCGTGATGCTCAGCTATCCTAGCGATGAAGTGGGCAACCATCTGATGGACCTCGATGCCATGTACAAGGCCAACCTGAATCCCCATACGGACGTGCTTTCCCGCCAGGAGTTCCGCAAGCTGTTCGGCCATACCTTCAAGCACCCATTTACAGGACTTGACTATATCGACCTCTACATGGATTTGGCAGTAGACAACAACATCGAAGTGGTATTGGCAAACGACCCGCTCGCAGCCCTTTCCTATTCCAAGGATGTGCTGGTTGCAACTATCCACGACCGAAAACACCTCAAGAACCTTCTCTTGAACAACGGGGGAAACACCATCATCGGACTCGACGAGTTGGCGACAAAGCAGGGAAAGAGCGGCGGCTACAACCCTGAATTCGGCCTGCTCGGTTCCAATCTGGCTGGAAACAACCGCCTCAAGCTCTTTCCCCGTGATGCAGAGCAGTTCTGCTATGCAGTACAGAAGAAGTTGTTTGAAAAAACCGGAAAAACCGTTGAAGTACTGGTATATGGAGACGGGGCCTTCAAGGACCCTGTCGGAAAGATCTGGGAACTGGCCGATCCCGTGGTCGCCCCGGGGTTCACCGCCGGCCTTATGGGCACTCCCAATGAGATAAAAATGAAATACATCGCCGACAACGAACTTGTCGGATTATCGCAGGAAGAGGCACAGCGCCAACTCAAGCAGAAGATCTCGCAAAAAGGGACCAACCTCCTTGGCCAGAATGCATCGCTGGGAACAACCCCCAGGCAGCTCACCGACCTGCTCGGAACCTTGTGCGACCTGATGAGCGGTAGTGGAGATAAAGGTACCCCGATCATCCACATCCAAGGCTATTTCGACAACTACGCCTCCGATTGA
- a CDS encoding GtrA family protein has protein sequence MENKETVALSKQENLVQIGKFVVFSISAGIIQVLVFTILEELFHLPYWPSYLTALIASVVYNFTVNRRFTFKSANNIPKAMMQLGLYYAIFTPLSTWWGDALVQMGISDYLVLGGTMVVNLVTEYCVNRFIIYRRSMNTRT, from the coding sequence ATGGAAAACAAAGAGACAGTGGCGTTGAGCAAACAGGAAAATCTTGTCCAAATCGGTAAGTTCGTAGTTTTTTCCATCAGTGCAGGAATCATTCAAGTACTTGTCTTCACAATTCTCGAGGAACTCTTTCATCTCCCCTATTGGCCCAGTTATCTTACCGCCCTGATTGCCAGTGTCGTCTATAACTTTACGGTAAACCGTCGCTTCACCTTCAAAAGTGCAAACAACATCCCCAAGGCCATGATGCAACTGGGCCTCTATTACGCCATCTTCACCCCGCTTTCCACCTGGTGGGGGGATGCCTTGGTACAGATGGGAATCTCCGATTACCTTGTATTGGGCGGAACCATGGTGGTAAATCTGGTCACCGAGTACTGCGTCAATCGATTCATCATCTACCGCAGGTCAATGAATACCCGAACATAA